The following coding sequences lie in one Bacillus sp. 2205SS5-2 genomic window:
- the xseA gene encoding exodeoxyribonuclease VII large subunit translates to MTDNRYLSVQSLTKYIKRKFDADPHLTDVYVRGELSNFKEHSSGHMYFTLKDEKARLLAVMFSAHNRQLKFKPESGMKVLLQGEVSVYESGGQYQIYVKKMRPDGIGELFLAYEQLKKSLEQEGLFEPSRKKALPRFPEVIGVITSPTGAAVRDIITTIERRYPVAKVLIIPATVQGDQAAPSIVRGIERANALDKIDVLIVGRGGGSIEELWAFNEEIVARAIAESQIPIISAVGHETDFTIVDFISDMRAPTPTGAAEIAVPHIKELEERINQSRRRLSRSLNEKVKESKVRLKNIEQSYVFRNPNSLYAQKIEKLDRLNEKLKGEYLLKVKNLKDNLIYIQKRLERQHPNTQLQSKSLNFERISNRLHHSMKVQWRSHTKDFEKLVGTLDALSPLKILERGYSVVYSEEEQIVKSKQQVTIGESVTLELSDGTLKCEVKEVKEKKRS, encoded by the coding sequence TGTCAAATTTCAAAGAGCATTCCAGTGGTCATATGTATTTTACACTAAAAGATGAAAAAGCAAGACTTCTTGCCGTTATGTTCTCAGCACATAATCGACAGTTGAAATTCAAACCGGAAAGCGGTATGAAAGTACTACTTCAAGGAGAAGTATCTGTTTATGAGTCAGGAGGGCAGTATCAAATTTACGTCAAAAAAATGCGCCCAGATGGCATCGGAGAACTATTTTTAGCTTACGAGCAACTAAAAAAGTCACTTGAACAAGAAGGATTATTTGAACCATCAAGAAAAAAAGCACTACCACGTTTTCCTGAAGTGATTGGTGTAATTACCTCTCCAACTGGAGCCGCAGTAAGAGATATTATTACCACGATTGAACGGAGATATCCGGTTGCAAAAGTATTGATCATTCCTGCAACTGTCCAAGGAGATCAAGCGGCCCCTTCAATTGTGAGGGGAATTGAAAGAGCGAATGCTTTGGATAAAATTGATGTGCTAATCGTCGGTCGTGGTGGTGGTTCGATCGAAGAATTATGGGCCTTTAATGAGGAAATAGTAGCAAGAGCAATAGCGGAATCACAGATTCCAATCATTTCAGCAGTCGGGCATGAAACGGATTTTACAATTGTTGATTTCATTTCTGATATGAGAGCCCCTACACCAACCGGAGCCGCAGAAATAGCGGTTCCTCATATAAAAGAACTGGAAGAGCGCATCAACCAAAGTAGGCGTCGATTATCTCGATCCCTTAACGAGAAGGTAAAAGAAAGTAAAGTTCGGCTAAAAAATATAGAGCAGTCTTATGTTTTTCGAAATCCTAATAGTTTGTATGCACAAAAAATTGAAAAACTGGATCGTCTAAATGAGAAACTTAAAGGCGAATACCTTCTTAAAGTAAAAAACTTGAAGGACAACTTAATATATATCCAAAAAAGACTGGAAAGACAGCATCCGAATACTCAGCTTCAAAGTAAGAGTTTAAATTTTGAGCGAATATCTAATAGACTACATCACAGCATGAAAGTGCAGTGGAGAAGCCATACCAAAGATTTTGAAAAATTGGTAGGTACACTTGATGCACTTAGTCCATTGAAAATATTAGAACGAGGATATAGTGTTGTTTATTCAGAAGAAGAGCAAATCGTCAAAAGTAAACAACAGGTGACCATTGGAGAAAGTGTCACGTTAGAACTTTCGGACGGCACATTAAAATGTGAAGTAAAAGAAGTAAAGGAGAAGAAGAGATCATGA
- a CDS encoding polyprenyl synthetase family protein, whose product MKQQKDLIHEELFHEVNKLDAPDELKNSMLYSLQAGGKRIRPLLMIATFEAFQTDSKKAIKAACSIEMIHTYSLIHDDLPSMDNDDLRRGKPTNHKVFGEALAILAGDGLLTQSFQLLAEMSEVGDAEKIRLIHYLAKSAGPQGMVGGQVADMEGENKSLTLEELMYIHQNKTGRLLAFSVVSAAIISGATDEIIEIFEQFAFHLGLAFQIQDDILDLEGTVDKIGKPVGSDHHNKKSTYPGLLGMTGAKEKLAHHTLTAKDLLRQTELKADLLMNIVDLIAERDH is encoded by the coding sequence ATGAAACAACAGAAAGACCTTATCCATGAGGAATTATTTCATGAGGTGAACAAATTAGATGCTCCAGATGAGTTGAAAAATTCAATGCTTTATTCGTTACAAGCTGGTGGAAAAAGAATTCGCCCCTTGCTCATGATAGCGACATTTGAGGCCTTTCAAACAGATTCAAAGAAAGCTATTAAGGCTGCGTGTTCAATTGAAATGATTCATACCTATTCATTGATTCACGATGACCTTCCAAGCATGGATAATGATGATTTACGAAGAGGGAAGCCGACGAACCATAAAGTATTTGGTGAAGCGCTGGCAATTCTTGCGGGGGATGGGTTGCTAACCCAGAGCTTTCAGCTTCTTGCGGAAATGTCAGAGGTAGGAGACGCTGAAAAAATTCGTTTGATTCATTACTTGGCAAAGTCAGCTGGTCCTCAAGGAATGGTCGGTGGGCAAGTAGCTGACATGGAAGGGGAAAATAAGTCCCTTACGCTTGAAGAGCTCATGTATATTCATCAAAATAAAACTGGCCGGCTTTTGGCATTTAGTGTCGTAAGTGCAGCAATTATTTCGGGAGCAACTGACGAAATAATCGAGATTTTTGAGCAATTTGCTTTTCATCTTGGTCTTGCGTTTCAAATTCAAGACGATATATTAGATCTTGAGGGAACAGTAGATAAAATTGGTAAGCCCGTTGGGAGTGACCACCACAATAAAAAAAGTACCTATCCTGGGTTATTGGGAATGACGGGAGCGAAAGAAAAATTAGCTCACCATACACTAACAGCAAAAGATTTATTAAGACAAACTGAATTAAAAGCTGATCTGCTTATGAACATTGTAGACCTCATCGCAGAAAGAGACCATTAA
- the dxs gene encoding 1-deoxy-D-xylulose-5-phosphate synthase translates to MDLTSIKDPSFLKGMSIEQLESLSQEIRDFLIEKLSETGGHIGPNLGVVELTLALHQHFNSPQDKILWDVGHQSYVHKILTGRAGQFDTLRQYQGLCGFPKMIESEHDVWETGHSSTSLSGAMGMAVARDIKKTNSFVIPVIGDGALTGGMALEALNHIGHEQKDMIVVLNDNEMSIAPNVGALHNVLGRLRTAGKYHWAKDELEYLLKKVPAVGGKLAQTAEKIKDSLKYLLVSGVFFEELGFTYLGPVDGHDFHQLQENIQYAKKTKGPVLLHVITKKGKGFHPAESDKTGTWHGTGAYKIDSGDLIKPVTSAPSWSGLVSSTVQKLARKDNRIVAITPAMPVGSKLTDFAKEFPERMYDVGIAEQHAATMAAGLATQNMKPFLAIYSTFLQRAYDQVVHDICRQNLNVFIGIDRAGLVGADGETHQGVFDIAFLRHLPNMVIMMPKDENEGQHLVNTALAYNSGPIAMRFPRGNGYGVKMDEELKEIPIGSWEILREGSDTAILTFGTTISMALQAAEELEKKGISVKVVNTRFIKPLDAEILASIFNDEMPILTIEEAVLQGGFGTAILEYAQEQGYHKSKIARMGIPDRFIEHGSVKELLQEIGLTKESVIDKVVSISPNKQKRA, encoded by the coding sequence ATGGATCTAACGTCTATAAAAGACCCTTCCTTTTTAAAAGGAATGTCAATTGAACAATTAGAGTCATTAAGTCAAGAAATCAGAGATTTTTTAATTGAAAAACTGTCTGAAACTGGTGGTCATATCGGCCCTAATCTTGGCGTGGTAGAACTAACTCTTGCTCTTCATCAGCATTTTAATAGCCCTCAAGACAAAATATTATGGGACGTTGGTCATCAATCCTACGTACATAAAATATTGACGGGTCGAGCTGGTCAGTTTGACACATTACGTCAATATCAAGGATTATGTGGGTTTCCAAAAATGATTGAAAGTGAACATGATGTTTGGGAAACCGGTCATAGTTCTACTTCCCTTTCAGGGGCCATGGGTATGGCTGTAGCACGTGATATTAAGAAAACAAATTCCTTTGTCATTCCCGTTATAGGGGATGGAGCCTTGACGGGCGGAATGGCACTCGAAGCTTTAAATCATATTGGTCACGAACAAAAAGATATGATCGTCGTGTTAAATGATAATGAAATGTCAATCGCCCCAAATGTCGGCGCGCTTCATAACGTTCTAGGTCGTCTTCGTACCGCTGGTAAATACCACTGGGCAAAAGATGAATTAGAGTATTTGCTTAAAAAAGTTCCTGCAGTGGGCGGGAAATTAGCTCAAACAGCTGAAAAAATTAAAGATAGTCTTAAATATTTATTGGTTTCAGGTGTATTTTTTGAAGAGTTAGGATTTACGTATTTAGGACCTGTAGATGGACATGATTTTCACCAATTACAAGAAAATATTCAATATGCAAAGAAAACAAAAGGACCCGTCTTGCTTCACGTTATTACCAAGAAAGGGAAAGGGTTCCATCCAGCAGAATCGGATAAGACTGGTACATGGCATGGTACTGGGGCTTACAAGATAGACTCGGGTGATTTAATTAAACCAGTAACTTCCGCACCGAGCTGGAGTGGCCTCGTCTCAAGTACAGTGCAAAAATTAGCTCGTAAGGATAACCGTATTGTTGCGATTACTCCTGCGATGCCAGTCGGATCAAAATTAACGGATTTTGCTAAAGAATTCCCTGAAAGAATGTATGATGTCGGCATTGCAGAACAGCATGCAGCAACAATGGCAGCCGGACTTGCTACCCAAAATATGAAACCATTTTTAGCTATCTATTCAACTTTTTTACAACGAGCGTATGATCAAGTGGTTCACGACATTTGTCGCCAAAATCTAAATGTATTTATTGGAATCGATCGAGCTGGATTAGTTGGTGCTGATGGAGAAACACATCAAGGTGTATTTGATATTGCCTTTTTACGCCATTTACCGAATATGGTCATTATGATGCCTAAAGATGAAAATGAGGGTCAGCATCTAGTGAATACAGCTCTTGCCTATAACAGCGGTCCGATTGCCATGCGTTTTCCACGTGGAAATGGCTATGGTGTAAAGATGGATGAGGAGTTAAAGGAAATTCCAATTGGCTCTTGGGAAATTTTAAGAGAAGGCTCTGATACGGCTATATTAACCTTTGGAACAACTATTTCGATGGCCCTGCAAGCAGCAGAAGAACTTGAGAAGAAAGGAATATCTGTGAAAGTAGTCAACACACGGTTCATTAAGCCGTTAGACGCCGAGATATTAGCCTCTATTTTCAATGATGAAATGCCAATTTTAACCATTGAAGAAGCGGTCCTTCAAGGTGGTTTTGGGACTGCTATTCTTGAGTATGCTCAAG
- the xseB gene encoding exodeoxyribonuclease VII small subunit has protein sequence MTDMKRISFEEAMEQLEKIVQRLEEGDVPLEEAITIYKEGMELSKQCHDKLRTVEEELATVLTEDGKEEVFSLAKEEGQ, from the coding sequence ATGACAGATATGAAACGTATAAGTTTTGAAGAGGCTATGGAACAACTTGAAAAAATCGTTCAACGTTTAGAAGAAGGAGATGTCCCACTAGAAGAGGCAATCACCATTTATAAAGAAGGAATGGAACTCTCTAAACAATGCCACGACAAGCTAAGAACAGTTGAAGAAGAATTAGCGACAGTCCTGACAGAAGACGGGAAAGAGGAAGTGTTTTCTCTTGCTAAGGAGGAAGGGCAGTGA